The DNA sequence TCAGCAGCACATTGAGCGCGATCTCGTTGGGTGTGCGCTGCCGCTCGCTGCCCTCGACCAGCGCGATCATCTTGTCCACGAAGGTGGACCCGGCTGCCGCGGTGATGCGCACGACGATCCGGTCCGAGAGCACCACGGTGCCGCCGGTCACGGCGGACCGGTCGCCGCCGGACTCGCGGATCACCGGCGCGGACTCCCCGGTCACGGCGGACTCGTCCACGGACGCGACACCCTCGATGACGTCGCCGTCCCCCGGGATCGTCTCGCCGGCCTCGACCACGACGACGTCCCCTACCCGCAGCGACGCCGACGGCACGACGGCGGTCTCCAGCAGGTCCAGGCGGCTGCTCGCAGTCAGGGTGTCCTGCCCGGCCAGCACCTTGCGCGCCGTCGTCTGCCGCTGCGTGGCACGCAGGCTCGACGCCTGCGCCTTGCCGCGCGCCTCGGCGACGGACTCGGCGAGCGTGGCGAACAGGACGGTGAACCACAGCCAGACCGTGACCCACCAGGCGAAGACCGCCGGCTGGAGGACGGCCAGCACGGTTGTGAACAGCGCCCCGACCTCGACGACGAACATCACCGGCTGATGGCGCAGCGCGCGTGGATCGAGCTTGCGCACCGCGCCTGGAAGGGCGGCGCGCACCTGCGTCCAGCTCAGGGCGCGGCCCGCGCGCGCCCGCGGTGAGCGCTGGCGGGCGCCGACGTCGGCGCGGCCGGCGAGGGCTGGTGTGGTCTGGGCGGCGATGGCGGTGCGGTTCACGACAGCGACTCCACGACGGGACCGAGGGACAGGACGGGGACGAAGGTCAGGCCCACCACGACGAGCGTCACGGCGCCGACCAGCCCCATGAACAGCGGCCGGTGGGTGGGCAAGGTGCCGGCGCTCGGGGGGACGGCTCGCTGGCTGGCGAGCCGTCCCGCCAGGGCGAGCACCAGCGTGATCGGCACAAACCGGCCGACGAGCATGGCCAGGCCGAGCAGCGTGTTGTAGAACGTGGAGTTCGCCGCCAGGCCGGCGAAGGCCGAGCCATTGTTGTTGCCCGCCGACGCGAAGGCGTAGACCACCTCGGACAGACCGTGCGGGCCGGGGTCCTGAACGCCGGCCAACCCCTGCGGCGCCAGCACAGCCAACGCGCTGCCGACGAGCACTACTGCTGGCGTGGCCAGCACATACAGGGCGACGAGGGTGATCTCGCCCTGCCCGATCTTCTTGCCCAGGTACTCAGGAGTGCGGCCCACCATGAGCCCTGCGACGAACACCGCGAGGATCGCGAGCACGAGCATCCCGTAGAGCCCGGAGCCCACACCTCCGGGCGCGACCTCGCCCAGCAGCATGGTGAACAGCGCCACACCTCCGCCAGGCGCGGTCATCGAGTCGTGCATGGCGTTGACCGCGCCGGTCGAGGTGCCTGTGGTCGACGCCGCGAACAGCGCGGAGGCCGCGAGACCAAACCGGGTCTCCTTGCCCTCCATCGCGGCCCCGGCGACGGTGGGCGCCAGGCCCGGTCCGGCGAGCTCGGCCCAGGTCGCCAGGCCCACGGCCGTGGCCCAGAGCCCACCCATCACGCCGAGGATCGCCCAGCCCTGGCGCCGGTCGCCGACCAGCAGCCCGAAGGTGCGCGGCAGTGCTGACGGAATGAGCAGGATCAGGAAGATCTCCACGAGGTTGGTCAGCGGGTTGGGGTTCTCCAGCGGGTGGGCGGAGTTCGCGTTGAAGAAC is a window from the Xylanimonas ulmi genome containing:
- the kdpA gene encoding potassium-transporting ATPase subunit KdpA, which translates into the protein MTTTLWAAVGQVGILLIALGAAHVPFGAYMARVYSSPRHTRAERVWYRLLRVDPDAEQRWSAYLLSLLGFSLASVLLLYALGRLQAHLPWNLGFTGLDPAGAWNTAVSFTTNTNWQWYSGESTAGHLLQMAGLTVQNFVSAGVGMAVAIALVRGFARSGADGRIGNFWSDLTRGVVRILLPVAAVAALVLVANGVIQSLDPHTAITTLSGGTQHALGGPVASQEAIKELGTNGGGFFNANSAHPLENPNPLTNLVEIFLILLIPSALPRTFGLLVGDRRQGWAILGVMGGLWATAVGLATWAELAGPGLAPTVAGAAMEGKETRFGLAASALFAASTTGTSTGAVNAMHDSMTAPGGGVALFTMLLGEVAPGGVGSGLYGMLVLAILAVFVAGLMVGRTPEYLGKKIGQGEITLVALYVLATPAVVLVGSALAVLAPQGLAGVQDPGPHGLSEVVYAFASAGNNNGSAFAGLAANSTFYNTLLGLAMLVGRFVPITLVLALAGRLASQRAVPPSAGTLPTHRPLFMGLVGAVTLVVVGLTFVPVLSLGPVVESLS